In Calonectris borealis chromosome 8, bCalBor7.hap1.2, whole genome shotgun sequence, the genomic stretch ACTCGGCCCTTCCAACACATCTGTGTAGCTATTGCTGGCATACAGCTCTGTTTGTTTCTTGGTTTATGACTTCTGTTcatattatattgtattttttgaGCACCAGCCTCCATGTAGGATGTTATTTCATGCACTCATTAATTAGCTCTCAAATTTTTTGCATAGTATTATCGACTCTAttaaatgagaggaaaatgaGATTATAGACTGATTAATTCACATGCTTAGTATCAGAAAGGAGACATTTACAATGCAAGAAGAAAAGTCCAACACTGATAATACCCAGTCTGGACATCAGATGATGCAGAAACCTGTAGCAGCTTTTTCACATGCAGTGCTTTAGTGCATACATAATACtttcagaaggaagaagaaaataatgtgtgTCTTTGACAAACATCAAGTCTCCAACAAGGAGTTCAGAGTATAGCTTATTTGGAAGGACCAGGTGCATTTCAGCCTAGTAGATATTACTTTAAACACGGATTCTTCAGGggcattttcaataaatattaaaGCACTTAGCAATGATGTTTTGAAGGatataaaataaacagacaaatattCACTGTAAGATTGGAATGCACGTTAAACTCGGGCCATTTTTGTTCGTTGACACTGTCATCAGTAGCAGTTATGGAGCTCGCATATCTCGTACAGAACTTAAGGAAGAGCGTATCTTAGGACAGACTCATGGGAAATTGTTTTACCTTGATCCTGGCCAACCGAACTTCAGCTACATCAGTGGAATGTTTTTCCTAgcagaagcagaggctgagggtGAGGCTCATCTCCTGAGTTTTATGGCACAAAAGCATGGCCAGAGCATTCTTTGAGAGCCAAGTCAGAATGATTCCACCAAGTAAGAGTAGTCCATTGTGCTAAAATCTAATTACCACTACttgtggaacaaaactagaatgATCCTCTTCCATCCTGTATGAAGACAGGTTTCCCCCTTCAAAACATTGCAGACAGAAGCATCTTAAACATCTCTTTTATCCTCTGTTATCCTACTGTtaataaagaaagggaaaaaatcaacaCTGATTATGAACTAAAccataagaaagagaaaatagaaatagCTTCTAATTATTACACCTTCCATTGGaccccttttcctccttttatctATTGTGTTTTGACCTACTAACAGATGttttaagaatacattttaatAGGTATTGTGATACTTTGTAGAGTGAAGCTTTCAACTCAAGTTATGTCAGAAAGAGACATCaggaaaagaatcaaaataaatgGTCAGAGGTGAAAGGCTAGAAAAGCAATGAACTTTTTAAATTGACAGGTAGACTTGACAGAGAACTAAATGAGACCAGATTAAATAGTCACAGGGCAGAGAAATTTCCTGAGAGATGACAAATGATTATACATCCACTTGCCATACTTGCAGTGTGGCAGCTTTTTATTAGTAATTGATAACAAAAGAATGCCTCTGTTTTGTAATCTTCCTctggcattaaaataatttacccTGAATTTCCCATCTGCACATGCAATGATACCTTTTCATTGCATACAACTTCACACCTTGAAACTTGGGAAAGGTTTACCTCTAATCAGCTGGCTGTCTATTAGTGTTCTCTTAACttcttaaatcttaaaaaaaatatctgtattatgttcttttttctatttaagtTATTAAAGTTATATTGATTACATGTTTATTGCATGGTTTATTCacattacattaatttttaagtcAGTTCTTtgaactgttttgcttttctgaaactgTTTCAATGAACTCTTCATTCCCAGTTTCTGAATCTTGGGCTTGAAAAACACATTTACTGTGTATGCAGTTAACAACTAGAAATGGTGTTGTGAAATTCCCGTATTCAATAGGGCTAAATGATTCATATATAATTCAGAGACTTGATCTTGCAATTTTACTCAATGATTTactcctgttgatttcagtaTAGCTATGTGCAGAATAGATTGGCAGCCTCTGAAGCTAGCAAAACTAtttcaaagaacattttgttATTAGGAATTGTCAATTTTTTTAACCAAACTGGTCCCTAAGCTgaaaattgcaggaaaatatctgtTTTGACAAAATTCACAGTAtcaatttttaagttttaaaatcatCAAACCTTTCTATATTGGCATTTAAATTCTATTTCTTGGTTTGAAATTATTTTcgcttttaatattttatttatatttttaaaatttgaaaatatgaatatCAACTTTGAAACATTTCTTATCAATTGTATCCAAACAACATGTTTCAGTTTAACTAAACTGATGGTTTGGGGGTTACTTTTGCTTGATAACTTACAATATTTACACTCTGTTTGGATTTGGAAGAGAAGACTTCAAATGTAAAATGCTTATATGACAGGAAATAATTTCCCTACATATCTCTAGTGGTTAGTGGTCTCTCCAGAGGACAGTAaagtacaaataataaaataactagTATTTTGAATATAGAAGTAATGACAAATCAGAATGAGTGGTGTGACTTTAATTAAGGGTGAGAGAAGCTGATTTATAATTTAAACTGGGAATTCAGCAAGCTCTTTGATTACAAGAACTGTTTGACACCATTTTTTAAAGGATGGATGAACAATCTGTGGGTTATGGACATTCTCCTCAGCAGCTGTTCTTTATTTATCATTATCAGATTTACTTGCttgctatataaaaatataatgatTTATCATCTAATTCAGATGAAAGCACTAATTATGATGAAACAGCAATGCCTTTAGGGGAAGGGGGATAAAAAAAGACAGAGGACTATTTTATATAATACAATAATAGCTTTCTTACTGCACCTTTCACTTAAGGAAACTAAAATGACAGCTCCCTGCAGCTAGGatttctttaatttctgtctGATGGGGAAGTGTTCCACAGAACTGCATTTACAGATCAAGTGTTACAGAAGTTTGTTCTTccagaaattgtattttcttttctattgttCTAGAAtactattatttccttttactatCGTTGTTCCATCAATTAGTGCTTAGGAAAGAATCTGTCCCTGACTGAGGATGCTGTTATTTCTGTTTGAGTGGGGAAAAAGAATCTACGTCAGCAGAATTGCCTCAAAAACTTTCATGTCTGTGCTTACCTTCCAGAATACAAGTCTGCTTACTTAAAATGCGATCATCCTTCAACTGTTCTCATTTTCTGGAATTAGTTTAGAAGATCTTGTTGAGCAGGTATTGTGCAATGCTTTGAGATAAAACAGCATGCCTTATCTCTTAGGCCTGTAGATTGACAGCTTGGATCAGGTTTTCTAGGCTAAGAATGGAAACTTACTCGGGGCTGACTTCAGTTCCTGTGTAGAGACAGCTGGAAAAGGTCAGGCATTATCACTAGACAGGTCCTCACTGTTGCCTATGCCTAGCTGCTGCATAAAAGATGCAGCTGAATTTTGTTGTTTCTCATCTCATCTCTCATTCTATATTGGGGGCATCACTATGTTTGCGGGCTGGCTAGGTAGATGAGTTAGCTGTGTAGCATTAGATCACAGAGTCACCTCTGTGGTGATGTTCAGGTACAGCTCAgttatttccttctgctctgtgtATGTCTCTGCTATGGAGCTTTAACATGGCTCAGAATTAGTTCTCAGATCTCTTGGTGCTTTCAGTATCTCATCAATCAAAGGGTTTGTAAACTCCTTTGTGTTATGAAGGTGATGTTTTTACTCCAGGATCTGTTCATCATGTCACAGAGAATACCTGATTTCTCTGCTTATTCGACTCTTTCTGTGAGTGAGTCAGAGGTAagcttgttaaatttcatttggCTCTATGAGTAGCTGCAGTATAAATTTACATGTGTATAGAACGTATTTGCTTGATCTAATAATTGAAGGTAGCataaaatttgttttgcttaATCAAAGGAATGTCCAGTCTTCTGAAAGTACGCACTATGGTCAGCTATTTATTGAACCAGATGCTGATGTGTTTGAAATGATAAACTGAGTACCATCCAGTAGAGAGAAATTGTGTTTGGTTTGCTACTGAGGTTTCTGACCAGAATCACAACAGAAAGTCAAGTGAAATGTCCCTAGCATATAACTAAAATACCAGATGTGGCTGTAAGGATAACTAGGGTATTTGGTCTTGTTCTTCTTATAATGCCAAAAAAAGGGTGTTAAACCCCTCTCTATTGCTCCATTCAATTGCTCTATTTCAATGTACCATATTCCATTTCAAAGCAGACCTTTGGATAGATGTAGGTCTGGTTTTACATTCTTTATAAGACAAAATTTTGAAAGATTAGAAGTGTCCCGTCTAATTTTGAACTTACAGTTacgctttaaaattatttcttttccctctggcaTGCCACAGGGGACGCATGACTCCATACAATCATGTGTCTAGGTGCTTAGTTTAGCGTTTAAATCAACATGCCAAGAGTTTACACCTTCAAAGTTGCAAACTGTAAGAAATCAAGTCTTAGATAATCAAGATAATCACTCTCCATGCATAAATGTGCTTATCTGTTAATGCACACTACCATTTTCTCTGCAAAGTAGACAAGCGGCAAAGAAAATAGTCTCATGCTATAtattcagaggaaaaggacctgggggtgctggtcaacagccggctgaacatgagccggcagtgtgctcaggtggccaagaaggccaacggcatcctggcctgtatcagaaatagtgtggccagcaggagtagggaggtgatcgtgcccctgtactcggcactggtgaggccgcacctcgaatcctgtgttcagttttgggcccctcactacaagaaggacatggaggtgctggagcgtgtccagagaagggcaacggagctggtgaagggcctggagcacaagccttatgaggagcggctgagggaactggggttgtttagcctggagaagaggaggctgaggggagacctcatcgcgctctacaactacctgaaaggaggttgtagggaggtgggggttggtctcttctcccaagtaacaagcgataggacaagaggaaatggcctcaagttgcgccaagggaggtttagattgaacattaggagaaatttctttactgaaagagtggtcaggccttggaacaggctgcccagggaagtggtggagtcaccatccctggaggtatttaaaagacgtgtagatgaggcccttagggacatggtgtagagggcatggtggtgttgggttgacggttggacacaatgatcttagaggtcttttccaacctgtatgattctatgattctatgattctatattcagAACTGGTTTACAGTTTTCGGGACTTGCTGTGAGGAAGATCTCTGTCAGATTAAAACAGTGTTGGAACTCATGAgccaaaaaagtaatttctgatctCTTCATGCCCTCTTTATAGTCTCAACAGACAAATTCAACCCAGTGCAATTTGCTTTGTAATTGTTCTGAGCAAGAAGTCATGAAGTACTTATAGCATGACTAGATACAAATTAATCTACAACCGAGAAGATTTACTTTTACTCTGTAGCTTTGATTAAAAGATCAAAGCATTTGTTCTACAAACTGATTCCAATGCAACAAAGGATGGAATATATGCCACACACTTAATTTAATCACGAAAATGTTTCAGTTAACTTCAGAGAGAGTAGTCATGTGCTTAAAATCATGTGCATGTTCAAATCTGTTGTTGTTTAAAGCTTGCATATGTAATACTTACCTTAGTTCTCTTTAAATTGCCAAACTGGTAAGAACACCAACTCTAACAGTCATCAGTATTAAGTTATTCATAGCACTCAGGCATCTGCTCAGACTTCAGACTGCAGAACTTCTTAGCTCATACTAAAATAATAACACTAACAATTACAGCCTCGTTGTTCTTTGACAGAAACCCTTTGAAAATCTCATCAGCAAGAACTCTTTTTGTCTCAACAAAAACACAATGTACAGGTCCCCTGCTCTTAACCCCAGGATGCTTTAAGAAGAATCTAGTCTTGTCCAATTGCAGTATTATTGATGAGTGAAAGCTTTTCTGTGCTTCATAATGCCTTTAAAAGCAGCACAAACAATATTTGTCCGTATAGTATGAACCCTTTCCAACTGATCATTGCCATTATATCTCTTTAGACTTCTAGAATTTGTCTAATAGAGAATGCAAGATCATATCTATGTAAATCCAGAGTCCTGTTTGAAGTTAGACACCCAAAATTGAAATAGAGAGGGCTTAAAATGTCTTTCAAAGCATGGTCTGGGCTCATCCGGGCTTCAGTTATAAAATCAAAACATACTTTCTGAGGAGAAAATTTTAAGCCATGCAGCACTTGCTAACAGCATGCTGGGGCATTGCATTAGTATCAACGGACAGAAAAGAGAATAGAGCAATAAAAGACCTCCTTTCCTAGTAGTTGTCCAGCACAGTATCAGCTGGgcctgattttcctttctttgtgatGTCCTTAGTAACCATTGCCTTAGAGTCATTCATATAAGAATAGACTAAATGACTGAATGGACCATAGAGTTCACTTTTCTCACcatcagaggagaaaaatacagacaTATTCACTGCCATGAGCACCAATTTCCTGCACTCTTAAGTTACACTCCAAGTGAGAAGTAGCTGATCTAGCTTGGAATCTACCCATTAGTATCAATATGACATGAACATTTCCATGCCCCATTTGTCCCAAAGATTCTTTGGCTGCAAACTGTCTTTTCATTTCCATCTCATTTCTCCCTTCTTACTTGATGTCtctttttgcttctgtgcttctgttacttcttccttttattccctCTTCcatcccacctttttttttttcactaaaaactAAAAAACCTTGCTCTCAGCTTCTTTCAGGCAAATTGAGTTTGTTTTGTGCAGTAAAATCTCTGCCCTTCAGGATCTTTCTGCAAATCCTAAAGTACTTTTAGCTCTTACTTCCTTAGACCACTCCATAGAACGAGTCCAAGACCTCAGGAGACAGCAGCTATTCAGGCATGGGAACTATAATGTACTCTAGGATCAACCCTTTTGTTTCCGATAGTTCTTCAGTACTCTTCTTTCCCATCTTGTTCTGCAAGCCAGTGCATGCCATAATACTTGCCTTTGATCTCCACTAGAGCCTGTTTGGCTACTGAAGAGCTATAATGGCAGTGATGAGTTGGAAAAAGTTCTTACCGTGGTCAGGTCAATTAAGGCTTATTTGTACACTTGGGCGCTGACAACTATATGGACAAATATTGTTTATGCTACTTTAAAAAGCATTACTAAGCACAGAAAAGCTTTCACTCGTCAATAATACTGCAATTGGACAAGACTAGATTCTTCTTAAAGAGCAGGGGTTAAGAGCAGGGGACCTGTACATTGTGTTTTTGTTGAGACAAAAAGAGTTCTTGCTGATGAGATTTTCAAAGGGTTTCTGTCAAAGAACAACAAGGCTGTAATTGTTAGTGTTATTATTTTAGTATGAGCTAAGAAGTTTTGCGGTCTGAAATCTGAGCAGATGCCTGAGTGCTACATTTGAAAAAGGTGCCATTAAACATTTGTAACATTAATGTGGTATTAAACAATGTAACGTTATGCAACaattaaacatttgaaaaatgatTTCCATGGAATAATGTTGATTCTCTAACGTTTGTCTGTACATGCAGCAAAATCGCATGGTGttataaattgaaaaataaatttaacatcaATTGTATGAGGCAAGAGTGATTCTTTTAAGGCAAAATGCTAATAGAGGAAAGAAATAGTCATTTCGTATAGGCTCTGGCTATTTAAATGTCATCTGATAATCTTTATTGTGtggaaaaatgcagaaattcTTCTCATAGCTTTTGGAGAATTTTTACAGAGACTTCGtcttcacatttctttcatttaagttTTATAGATGTCTTTTCCCCATGCCTTTCTTAACTGACTTTCCAGGcagatgaaattaaatatatttggcCTTGGTAACTAGAAAGACATATATCTATGTAAATCTGCCTGGTTTGAAGGTATGTGTTTTGGCCCTCTTCCTAGCACATGCCTTAATTCAATCATGcactttttactcttttttttttattcagttcaCGATCAAAATATGACAACAGAATCGTAGGTGTCAGTGAGATCCCAATCAGGAAATTCTCGTTATTCTGAGCCTTCTTCCTACACATACATGAACTGACTTTCTATAGTGTCACCAACAATTAATAATTTGAATTGGGAAAGAAACAATTGCTGATGAGTTCTTCTTTCCCAGAAAAGTCAAATTGAATTCAGCTggagaaaaaatttaaattactttgaCCATGATAACTTGCTGTTTTCTACATTCTTAGGATGATGAATATAGATGCAACTGATCATGGTTTCCCTTCCCCATATACTCTCTTTTGGAATGCGAAAAGACAAGCTCCAGCTCTAATCCTCAATAAAGAGGTAACTGGCATGCTGCGACTTTTGAAAGTCATAATTCATCTTTCTTCTTCAGGATGATTTTCCTTACAAGTTCTGTAACATAAGGTCTTATTTCTTCAACAGAGACAGTAGAGTCCCAGGCCTTCACTACTTTCCCATTGGGGTCCACCAGGTATTTCCAGAAGTTCCAGGTTGGTTCTTCTCCTGTAGAAtctacggggaaaaaaaaagtggaaacttAGAAATGAAAACCACGTTAGCCAATTCTTGACATTTGTTCATGTCAATTTGATGAGTAccctctcagaggaagaaggaaTGTAAAATTAAGAGGGAGTTCAGACTGAATAATAAGATTAATTTTCTGACAGACAGAGAGTTTTAACTAGACGGTAGCCCCCTGGAGACTAATGGAAATATCAAGgttgagacagacagacaggagaAAGCACTATAATCAGTGTTAaagtgtgtgcgtgcatgtgtgtgtgtgtctgtgctaCATAGATAAATCTGAAACAGTTGAACATTGATAGGAAAATGGAATTTGGCATAACAATATAGCTGTACCAGGACTGATTACTTGCTTGCTTATCCAgaatttttcctccaaaagcaCCCAGTATCATGTGCTTCAGAAGAATGGTTCAAGAAATGCTACACGAAGAAATAACAAAGTAAATTGGTCCAGGAGGTTAGGTTTCCTCCTAATCCTCATCTACTACAGTTTTTCCCTCCATGAACACATACTCATTTTACATGAGTTGCGTTCTTATCCTTTACTATTCTGCTACATGACTAACAAAATTTTCAGGATTTTCAATCAGACCAGGTTGATTTTCAATCATCCCACCAATAGCACAAGTACAGACGCTACAGACAAATTAGCATCTTTTTCCATTGATTATACGTTGGGCAAAATCTCATAAGGAATCAGGAGATATTTCAAAGTATCATCAAGACACAGCCAGACCTACACTGTTAACTATCTTGTCATTATGCTGCATAAATATCCTGCCTCCAGCAGCCTCCCTTTTTGTGTGGACCAACAGGGAAACGGAAGTATTGCAAGTTTCATGTGACATGTCTGCAGTAACAACCCCGCTGGGCAAAACACAAATGGAAGGATGTGAAGAGGATTAAAGGGAAGTTTGGCTAGCAGAAAGATCCATTACAGACACCTGGAAGGAGGTGTGCTTGGGGTAGGCAAAAATAATACTCCTTTAAATTCAGTAGTATGTGGGAAAACACTGTGGTGCTGGAGAGAAGAAGCAGCGATATGGTCCTTGCAGAATGCAGCTCAGGTGATACCATGTCACATTGGGCTTTATTATATATCATTGCTGGAAGACATTTCCTTCACATTGGATAAAGACTGACATTTTAGTTTAGCATTTAAATTGGATTTTGAGCATTCGTTCAGTGTAAGAAAAGTAGTGCCTTAATAGAGAAAGTAGTGCCTTGATAGAGAATATCCTGCTTTACAGTGTATTTTGTCAGCTGCCTGCTAAGAACCAGCAAAACCTCTTCAGGTCTCAGTGCTACCTATAATGCAGATTAGAACTGGAGGAACTGTACAGTATGGCTATTCCAATGCTTGGCAAGGAATGAGGAAGGGAGTATTCAAGAACACCTCTTAGTGCCTGGTTTCACTTTTTGATTGTTGAAGTAAATTATGTAGGTGCTTTGCTTGCACTTATCCTACAGCTCTTGAGATGAATCTTATAAATCCAGCCTGCAGCAGTCGTGTCACAGGAGAAGCACTTACGAGACTGCGAAGTGGAAAAAGGAAGATCAGGTGTTGTATGCGTACAGGAGAATATTTCAAGACCTGTATTCCATGTAGAGGTTTATTAGACTAGCTTTTACAGGGCATCTGTTAGCGTAGTGTCTTCATCCCTGGAGATCTTTTTAGAAGGTTAGAGAAAGCTATCAGGGGTGACACAGAGGGAAATCTTGCCTTGTGCAGGAGGATGGACTACATGACTTCTGACCTCTTTGACGCTGACAATTCTGCGCTATGATTCTGTGAACACAGTCATAGATATCTTTTTTCTGTTGGATGGTATTTTGTGTCAGAGGAATTCTACACTGGGGAAACAACCCTCCAATGTTCCAGATTACTCACCAATTAAGTACTTGAAGGCAGGAATTGCACCGGCTCCGCTGACAGCAATTTTGCTGAACATAGGAAAGGAGGCACCATAAGTCTTTCGCGCAAAACTCTCAATTTCTTTGTTAGTGTCTGGTTCTTGCTGCCCAAACTGATTGCATGGGAATGCCAGCACATTGAAATGATACGGGCCGAGGTCTCTCTGTAACTGTTGTAAGGCCTTGTAGTGGCTATCTGTATACCCACACTCACTTGCAACGTTGACAACTAGCGACACCTGAAGaacaagagagattaaaaaatgtGCTGCATGTGTCAATTTTCCAATAGGTAGCTGGGATGCAGATCATTGTAAAAAAATGAGAATGTCTAGAGAACTGTGACTGAACACTTATGTTTGAAGCTACATCAAGTTCTCTTCACAATAGGaagatttaatatttcttttatgtaTTCCCATTTGGCAACCGTGAAGATAATAAACTGCTAAGCAATCTTAATTCTCAGTTTACGGAGAATCTATGTTTCTCTGTTCTGCCTTTTGGATAGTTTCTaagcatatttaagaaattaCCATCCAGCTAAGATATACCAAGTTGCATGAAACAAACTtgcaaattaatgtatttttggtAGTTTCTTTATCTATTGTGAAGCATCTGTTCTGCAGCATCTTTCCTTGTACAGAATTTAGTACTCATACAGAACTGGCTGATCCATTTATCATTGCTAGTGTAGATGTCTTGACCTGGAAGTTAATAGAAGCAATTGCAGGATTTTGGGTTGGTCTACACAGTACGGACTGTAAAATTTCCCACCATTTCTAGAGTAAATCTACTCAGTTGTGACAGAATGACGACAGTTTTTGCATAAAGGTTTACTGCCTCATTTAGAGATCCCAAGAAGTGAAGACTGTGCCCACTATCCTTTAAAGTCATTCCTGTAGCTGATCATCTTTGACGTTGTGCGCATTGTGCCACTGAGACATTACCACTAGGCACGTATCTGCCTGTGCAGATCCAGCAGAGAGGAAGACGCCAAACACAGATGAGCACTACGGGAAAATAGAGGCATGTGTAAGGAGGATACATGGTAGAACAGATTGTGCCCAGAGTTTGTTGGGGTAATTAAGTGACCTAACCCTGAGCTGACACGTATTACACAATTTCTCAACGCCTTGAAGAGCTTTCCATTGGTTTTTGAGATATTTTATCCTTAAATAACTTCTAGAATTTATTTTTAGACTTACagtttttattattcttacaaATTTTGTAAGTGTGAGTTGCCACTCATTCTACATAAATTGAGGCCATTCTAATATTTTCTTGAGAGTGGATTAAAGCTGAATGTCATAGATCTTTTAGATACAATAtgattttattcataaaaacaGTATTACGCACTTTATAGTGATGTTTCTTTTACATATAGCTACATTCTAATCCTTTTTTCAGACCAATTTGTAAGAGTCATAAGGcaatataaatattataataCTAAATATGTTTCTACCCACCTAGAATAAAATCAGGCATAATGCAGAAAAAGCATTATGATTTGGGAACCGAAATTCTGCCTGGTTTACACTGAATCCAGTGGGTTTCTACAGGTAATACATCAGCCCAGAAGCTGGTCTTTCATTCTCAAATtgcaaaaaaagttttatttcaatcaaGCCAACACATTCCCCAGTGCTAGTACAACAACAGTAGCTATTCGCATTGGATCTTTCTACAAGAGTTTGGAAGTTTCATAGAAGATGGCATCTTGGTTTCCTTATTGTCACTGTGAGACAGCAGTGTAGAAGGGTCCAATGCCGCAGGAAAGC encodes the following:
- the GPX7 gene encoding glutathione peroxidase 7 is translated as MLDPEGSVEHKPSSSFPKVFLVPLAMLLVIAALLLLAFSATQQKEPDFYTFKVVNIRGKLVSLEKYRGSVSLVVNVASECGYTDSHYKALQQLQRDLGPYHFNVLAFPCNQFGQQEPDTNKEIESFARKTYGASFPMFSKIAVSGAGAIPAFKYLIDSTGEEPTWNFWKYLVDPNGKVVKAWDSTVSVEEIRPYVTELVRKIILKKKDEL